One Aegilops tauschii subsp. strangulata cultivar AL8/78 chromosome 7, Aet v6.0, whole genome shotgun sequence genomic window carries:
- the LOC109746743 gene encoding caffeoyl-CoA O-methyltransferase 1, whose amino-acid sequence MATTAADATAAAPKEQPASTGGEQVTRHSEVGHKSLLQSDALYQYILETSVYPREHECMKELREITANHPWNLMTTSADEGQFLNMLLKLIGAKKTMEIGVYTGYSLLATALAIPEDGTILAMDINRENYELGLPCIEKAGVAHKIDFREGPALPVLDALLEDEANHGTFDFVFVDADKDNYLNYHERLMKLVKVGGLLGYDNTLWNGSVVLPADAPMRKYIRYYRDFVLDLNKALAADQRVEICQLPVGDGITLCRRAK is encoded by the exons ATGGCGACCACGGCAGCCGACGCCACGGCCGCGGCGCCCAAGGAGCAGCCCGCCAGCACCGGCGGCGAGCAGGTCACGCGTCACTCCGAGGTCGGCCACAAGAGCCTGCTCCAGAGCGACGCCCTCTACCAG TACATCCTGGAGACGAGCGTGTACCCGCGCGAGCACGAGTGCATGAAGGAGCTCCGCGAGATCACCGCCAACCACCCATG GAACCTGATGACGACGTCGGCGGACGAGGGCCAGTTCCTCAACATGCTGCTCAAGCTCATCGGCGCCAAGAAGACCATGGAGATCGGCGTCTACACCGGCTACTCCCTCCTCGCCACCGCGCTCGCCATCCCTGAAGACGGCACC ATCTTGGCCATGGACATCAACCGCGAGAACTACGAGCTGGGGCTGCCGTGCATTGAGAAGGCCGGCGTGGCGCACAAGATCGACTTCCGCGAGGGCCCGGCGCTCCCGGTGCTGGACGCGCTGCTGGAGGACGAGGCCAACCACGGCACCTTCGACTTCGTCTTCGTGGACGCCGACAAGGACAACTACCTCAACTACCACGAGCGCCTCATGAAGCTCGTCAAGGTCGGCGGCCTCCTCGGCTACGACAACACCCTCTGGAACGGCTCCGTCGTGCTCCCCGCCGACGCCCCCATGCGCAAGTACATCCGCTACTACCGCGACTTCGTCCTCGACCTCAACAAGGCCCTCGCCGCCGACCAGCGCGTCGAGATCTGCCAGCTCCCCGTCGGCGACGGCATCACCCTCTGCCGCCGCGCCAAGTGA
- the LOC109746746 gene encoding early nodulin-93 yields the protein MAARNFFVRSPKEEESSAAIREAVLLGGKNAAIAGTVVAVPTFVACRVLPWAKHNLNYTAQALIISTACVAGFFITADKTILRNARQNTIGRRT from the exons ATGGCCGCCAGGAACTTCTTCGTCCGATCCCCCAAGGAGGAGGAATCCAGCGCCGCCATCCGAG AGGCTGTCCTGTTGGGAGGGAAGAACGCCGCCATTGCTGGCACCGTGGTCGCGGTTCCCACG TTCGTTGCCTGCCGCGTCCTTCCTTGGGCTAAGCATAATCTGAACTACACCGCGCAAGCGCTCATCATATCGACAG CCTGTGTCGCCGGCTTCTTCATCACCGCGGATAAAACCATTCTGCGAAACGCAAGGCAAAACACCATCGGGAGGAGGACCTGA